A single region of the Schizosaccharomyces osmophilus chromosome 3, complete sequence genome encodes:
- the its3 gene encoding 1-phosphatidylinositol-4-phosphate 5-kinase Its3, whose product MKIDTNNFIPSRTIPKEAVSTHDEKKVTPIDREKDLSPNIPQSHIGPEAQGRIFSRSSLDCSPENSGMHSLQLLTETQVFDESTDPFAPQTATSTSSFSYHSPSSDAEFLERHAPTSAGAISPTSPAPINPEHKSTLPNRRLQPENQSSKNDSNGKRSDDRKASLSNSALDEIPPDIGSANWAEAVKQKRLNMRRRHEELDDDCVLVGTRVSEGHENYVTAYNMLTGIRVGVSRCQAKMDRALTPTDFGSRHKYTFDITGNELTPSAKYDFKFKDYAPWVFRHLRQLFHLDAADYLVSLTSKYILSELDSPGKSGSFFYFSRDYRFIIKTIHRSEHKFLREILYDYYEHVKNNPNTLISQFYGLHRVKLPFGRKIHFVVMNNLFPPHRDIHQTFDLKGSTLGRELNEEIPSQNPMCTMKDTNWLRRDMHLQFGPLKRQIFLTQVKADIDLLSSLGIMDYSLLVGIHDLSRGNRDKIRNSILSVYDPNVSHHQVPSTGVGESNAHLLRQVVNSTGPVSLDRSCNRLPSNQFMERSNFMFYSDDGGFQATDEMNQPANHIFYIGIIDLLTKYSYVKKAEHLWKGINHSESAISAVPPPEYANRFYKFIETGIKPNHLTLKPVPMFKQQNDNVVLVSNHQNGNDKETEESSTKSKPKSREGQLNPQQSPSRKKSSSPIQKASVSPKRFPFIRPNVTGNNLSQTK is encoded by the exons ATGAAAATTGACACAAACAACTTTATCCCTTCCAGAACCATACCGAAAGAAGCAGTTTCTACCCAtgacgaaaaaaaagtgacGCCAATTGATAGAGAAAAAGATCTATCTCCCAATATTCCTCAGTCTCATATTGGTCCCGAAGCACaaggaagaattttttCTCGTTCTAGCTTGGATTGCTCGCCTGAAAACAGTGGTATGCATTCGCTGCAACTGTTAACAGAAACCCAGGTATTTGATGAATCTACAGATCCTTTTGCCCCTCAAACTGCGACTTCAACTAGCTCCTTTTCGTATCATAGCCCATCCTCCGATGCAGAATTTTTAGAAAGACACGCCCCAACATCGGCGGGTGCCATTTCACCTACAAGCCCTGCCCCTATAAACCCAGAACACAAGTCCACCCTCCCGAACCGTCGTTTACAGCCCGAAAATCAATCCTCCAAAAACGATTCAAATGGCAAACGCAGTGATGATCGCAAGGCCAGTTTATCAAATTCAGCTTTAGATGAAATTCCTCCTGACATTGGTTCCGCCAACTGGGCGGAAGCTGTTAAACAGAAGCGATTGAACATGAGACGTCGGCATGAGGAACTAGACGATGATTGCGTTTTAGTAGGAACACGTGTTTCTGAAGGCCATGAAAATTACGTTACCGCCTATAACATGCTCACGGGTATTCGTGTAGGAGTTTCTCGATGTCAAGCAAAAATGGACCGAGCTCTGACACCAACCGACTTTGGCTCTCGACACAAGTATACCTTTGATATAACTGGCAACGAGCTTACACCTTCCGCTAAATATGATTTTAAATTCAAAGACTATGCGCCTTGGGTATTTCGCCATTTGCGACAGCTCTTCCATCTAGATGCTGCGGATTATCTTGTATCGCTCACTAGTAAATACATTCTTTCTGAACTTGATTCTCCCGGAAAGAGTggctctttcttttacttttcacGAGATTATCGCTTCATAATCAAGACTATTCACCGTTCCGAACATAAATTTTTACGAGAAATTCTTTATGATTATTATGAGCATGTCAAAAATAATCCGAATACGTTGATTTCACAATTTTATGGTTTGCATAGAGTAAAACTTCCATTTGGACGcaaaattcattttgtgGTTATGAATAATCTTTTTCCTCCGCATCGCGATATTCATCAAACATTTGATTTGAAGGGATCGACACTGGGGCGTGaattaaatgaagaaatacCTTCTCAAAATCCGATGTGTACGATGAAGGATACAAACTGGTTACGCAGAGATATGCATCTTCAATTTGGTCCTTTAAAACGTCAGATATTTTTGACTCAGGTTAAAGCCGATATTGAtttgctttcttctttaggTATAATGGATTACAGTCTTTTAGTAGGTATTCATGATCTTAGTCGTGGAAATCGGGATAAAATACGAAATAGCATATTATCCGTTTATGATCCCAATGTTTCACATCACCAAGTTCCGTCCACAGGCGTTGGTGAATCAAATGCTCACCTTCTTCGGCAAGTTGTGAATAGCACTGGACCAGTTTCGCTGGATAGGTCGTGCAACCGTCTTCCAAGCAACCAATTTATGGA AAGAAGTAACTTTATGTTCTATAGTGATGATGGTGGTTTTCAAGCTACCGATGAAATGAACCAACCTGCGAATCATATATTTTACATTGGTATTATCGATTTACTTACGAAG TATTCCTACGTTAAAAAAGCTGAGCATTTATGGAAAGGCATCAATCATTCCGAGTCAGCAATTTCTGCCGTTCCCCCGCCTGAGTATGCCAACCGATTTTACAAATTTATTGAGACCGGCATAAAGCCAAATCATCTAACTTTAAAACCTGTTCCGATGTTCAAACAACAGAACGATAACGTTGTCCTTGTAAGCAACCACCAAAACGGAAATGACAAGGAAACCGAGGAGTCCTCTACGAAATCAAAACCTAAATCAAGAGAAGGTCAATTAAATCCTCAACAAAGCCCTTcacgaaaaaaaagctcATCCCCAATTCAGAAGGCATCGGTTTCTCCTAAACGGTTTCCTTTTATACGACCCAACGTAACTGGCAACAATTTATCACAAACTAAATAA
- the tpp1 gene encoding trehalose-6-phosphate phosphatase Tpp1, producing MNPHASKSPTNFKRENVYELSGDLLDPQELKSLGVSGCITYVLRHLPFKSTIHEKTREWEFTSRRGAATMYSSMNWLANSTYWKTKLVGWTGAIPIIPDDSSKESGESVTEITKKDVKNFEIAYKEWNSDKRTEYIPVWLTSCPHKEKHDEEVILCEDRSSQSRWLAYAENVIRPLIHYKYWPSTEVDENEERWWNDYVTMNEVFAEKICESYTPGDLIFVQDYSLFLVPKLVREKIPDAVIAFYHHHPFPSSEIARCFPRRNAILHALLECDFVGFEDYSYARHFISCCTRVLGFESGHDWVSYNSKRVIVRPLTVGIDVPRVIRSSGSAAVSTKIDELSSKYAGMKVILGRDRLDEIFGVPQKIISFQRLLRQYPEWRGKVVLIQITISSAFRHPKLSSHIHRLIDQTNSLYGSENYKPIIYYQDQIDAIDYFALLAFADSLFINSIREGISNIALEYVVCQRDRWGVVMLSEFTGTSAMLHDVPLINPWDHNETADIIDQVLSMSLEKRKSIQHESYKQVTTYTMQSWTSSLIRTLANKLAASKSGDLTPVLDYGHATSLYKEASRRLFMLDYDGTLTPIVRDPNAAVPSEKLLDSLRKLSADERNEVWIISGRDQKFLRQYMNDINGLGLSAEHGSFVRQPHSDKWTNLAELLDLSWKKDVKQIFQYFTDRTQGSSIEEKRCGMTWHYRKADPENGSFQAIECETLIEEMVCSRFDVEIMRGKANIEVRPSSINKGGIVKQILSSKSDESTPSFIFCAGDDRTDEDMFRSLNKKSNRINKNSSFAVTVGSPHKLTVADWCIPEAENVVDFLADLADLTDATELAKLAAAT from the coding sequence ATGAACCCTCACGCGTCAAAATCACCGACGAATTTTAAACGCGAAAATGTATACGAACTGTCTGGAGACTTACTGGATCCTcaagaattgaaaagtctGGGGGTGAGCGGATGCATCACTTATGTGTTGCGACATTTACCGTTCAAATCGACGATTCATGAAAAAACCCGTGAGTGGGAATTCACAAGTCGTCGAGGGGCCGCGACGATGTATTCTAGCATGAATTGGCTTGCAAACTCTACATACTGGAAAACCAAGCTTGTGGGATGGACGGGTGCGATTCCGATAATACCCGATGACTCAAGTAAAGAGAGTGGAGAGTCTGTAACAGAAATTACGAAAAAAGAtgtaaaaaattttgaaattgcaTACAAAGAATGGAACTCTGACAAGCGTACAGAGTATATCCCAGTCTGGCTTACTAGTTGTCCGCACAAGGAAAAACATGATGAAGAGGTTATCCTTTGTGAGGATCGCTCTTCTCAATCTCGCTGGCTTGCTTATGCTGAAAATGTCATCCGTCCCttaattcattataaaTATTGGCCCAGCACAGAAGTGGACGAAAACGAAGAGCGCTGGTGGAACGACTATGTTACCATGAATGAAGTGTTTGCAGAGAAAATATGTGAGTCATATACACCTGGAGATTTGATCTTTGTACAGGATtactctctttttcttgttccCAAGTTGGTGCGCGAAAAGATCCCTGACGCTGTCATTGCCTtttatcatcatcatccCTTCCCAAGTTCTGAAATTGCGAGATGCTTCCCTAGACGGAATGCTATCCTTCATGCTTTGCTGGAATGCGATTTTGTTGGATTCGAAGATTATTCTTATGCTCGTCATTTTATCAGCTGCTGTACTCGTGTTTTAGGATTTGAAAGTGGTCATGATTGGGTTTCCTATAATTCCAAGCGTGTCATCGTCCGTCCCCTTACTGTAGGAATTGACGTCCCACGAGTTATTCGATCAAGTGGCAGTGCTGCTGTCTCTACAAAAATCGATGAGCTCTCGTCCAAGTATGCGGGTATGAAAGTTATTCTTGGTCGTGACCGTTTAGACGAAATTTTTGGTGTTCctcaaaaaatcatttcttttcaacgCTTATTAAGACAATATCCAGAGTGGCGTGGCAAAGTTGTTTTAATTCAAATTACGATTTCCTCGGCGTTCCGTCACCCAAAGCTTTCTTCTCATATTCATAGACTCATTGATCAAACAAACTCTCTCTACGGTTCTGAAAATTATAAGCCGATTATTTATTATCAAGATCAAATAGACGCTATTGATTATTTCGCTCTTCTTGCATTCGCAGATTCCCTCTTTATTAACAGCATCCGTGAAGGTATCAGCAACATTGCATTGGAGTATGTCGTCTGTCAAAGGGATCGCTGGGGCGTAGTTATGTTGTCAGAGTTTACGGGTACTTCTGCTATGTTGCACGACGTTCCTTTAATTAACCCTTGGGATCACAACGAGACTGCGGATATCATTGATCAAGTCTTAAGTATGTCCCTtgagaagagaaaaagtatCCAGCATGAATCTTACAAGCAAGTCACGACTTATACCATGCAGTCCTGGACATCTTCGTTAATCCGTACTTTGGCAAATAAATTAGCTGCTTCAAAGTCTGGTGACCTGACACCAGTATTGGATTATGGTCACGCTACTTCGTTATACAAAGAAGCTTCTCGTCGTTTGTTCATGTTAGATTACGACGGAACTTTGACTCCGATCGTTCGAGATCCGAATGCGGCCGTACCATCTGAAAAGTTATTAGATTCTCTTAGAAAACTTTCCGCCGACGAACGAAACGAGGTATGGATTATTTCTGGTCGTGATCAAAAGTTCCTGCGGCAGTATATGAACGACATTAATGGTCTTGGTCTTTCTGCTGAGCATGGCAGTTTTGTTCGTCAGCCTCACAGCGATAAATGGACAAATTTGGCAGAATTGCTTGACCTGTCTTGGAAGAAAGACGTCAAACagatttttcaatatttcaCTGATCGTACCCAAGGTTCCTCTATTGAAGAGAAGCGTTGTGGTATGACTTGGCATTATCGCAAAGCTGATCCTGAGAATGGTTCATTTCAAGCAATTGAATGTGAAACATTAATTGAGGAGATGGTTTGCTCCAGGTTTGATGTTGAGATTATGAGAGGCAAAGCAAATATTGAAGTACGACCTTCTAGTATTAATAAAGGTGGTATTGTTAAGCAGATTTTGTCTTCTAAATCTGATGAATCCACTCcatcttttattttttgcgCGGGCGATGATAGAACAGATGAGGATATGTTTCGttctttaaataaaaaatccaatCGTATAAATAAGAATTCATCATTTGCTGTTACTGTCGGTTCTCCGCACAAGCTTACAGTTGCGGATTGGTGTATTCCTGAAGCTGAAAATGTTGTCGATTTTCTTGCTGACCTTGCTGACCTTACTGATGCAACTGAGCTTGCTAAACTTGCTGCCGCTACTTAA
- a CDS encoding SPOG_02626-like, conserved protein — MHQFTLIGTALSLLRLCAAITIQKPSRDSLWFSQSAEALDWSVLDTDPSEAHVYVVNEEVHPAINQYAMTIDTSKKGATLPPLELTPGSGYRVNLVSPVDGYVVYAQSDIFTVMDKKGIKSPLDDNILRANVLSQLSTNTSNTGNWTMAPAPGPSSTGSFFTGRSSSSHFNTSSSVVYSTSPSVAVTTSPKSTVITGPYYTNSSSPSSFTSTPVFTNSTSTGVLSSPASKAVAANASTSVTSPVVTSHLNVTSTPSSNSSVPSVTNSLVASNSSITATPSSVSYNAVPSFTNSSVVTGSSLASNGSIALTGETSRATGTACPAAVTVTVTTPSYIPISSTPSTSLPPAVSKPSDASYSDPSETSSFASESAAAPSSSQSLHTSVASFSKSAASSSGNSASQNVPSAASSTVSISYASLLFILTSLIVLL; from the coding sequence ATGCATCAATTTACGTTGATCGGCACAGCGCTCAGTTTATTACGTTTATGCGCTGCTATAACTATTCAGAAGCCTTCAAGAGATTCACTTTGGTTTTCTCAAAGTGCAGAGGCTTTGGATTGGTCTGTTCTTGATACAGATCCATCGGAAGCGCATGTTTACGTTGTCAACGAAGAAGTGCATCCTGCTATAAATCAGTATGCAATGACTATCGACACGTCTAAGAAGGGTGCAACTCTCCCACCTCTTGAGCTTACGCCTGGCTCGGGATATCGAGTCAACCTTGTGTCTCCTGTCGATGGTTATGTCGTTTATGCTCAATCGGATATTTTTACTGTGATGGATAAGAAAGGAATAAAGAGTCCTCTTGACGATAATATCTTGCGTGCCAATGTACTTTCACAATTAAGTACGAATACCTCGAATACGGGCAACTGGACCATGGCTCCTGCTCCCGGTCCATCATCGACTGGTTCCTTTTTCACCGGTAGGAGCAGCAGCTCTCATTTCAACACCAGCTCTTCTGTTGTTTATAGTACCAGTCCTTCCGTTGCAGTTACCACTTCTCCCAAAAGTACTGTTATAACCGGTCCTTATTACACCAATTCATCTTCTCCCTCATCATTCACATCCACTCCTGTTTTTACCAACTCGACTTCTACCGGAGTTCTATCCTCTCCTGCAAGCAAAGCCGTGGCTGCCAATGCTTCCACGAGTGTCACCTCCCCAGTGGTTACTTCTCACTTGAATGTTACATCTACACCTAGTTCTAATAGCTCTGTGCCCTCCGTCACCAACAGCCTTGTTGCatcaaattcttccatcacCGCCACACCTTCTTCTGTGAGCTACAATGCTGTTCCTTCTTTCACAAACTCCTCCGTAGTGACGGGTTCTTCTTTGGCTTCTAACGGCTCAATTGCTCTCACAGGTGAAACTAGCCGAGCCACTGGTACTGCTTGCCCTGCCGCGGTTACTGTAACCGTAACCACTCCTAGTTACATTCCTATATCTTCTACTCCTAGCACGAGTTTACCTCCTGCTGTTTCTAAACCCTCTGATGCTTCTTATTCCGATCCTAGCGAGACTTCATCATTTGCAAGCGAAAGTGCAGCAGCACCTTCCTCTAGTCAATCGTTGCATACGTCGGTTGCATCATTTTCTAAATCGGCAGCTTCTTCATCTGGCAACAGTGCATCCCAGAATGTTCCTAGTGCTGCCTCCAGCACAGTGAGCATCAGCTATGCTTCTCTCCTTTTCATCTTGACATCATTGATTGTCCTTTTGTAA
- the ted1 gene encoding GPI-remodelling mannose-ethanolamine phosphate phosphodiesterase Ted1: MASSNSIRQFFVWVSKSIGIFQYISLALLAAYYAYPIWFGVFSAFGFGSSELNSSFTIMGVADPQIEGNHKIEANGFFKGTLDVFGNDLYLRHLVQINKFWGKPEAMVLLGDLVSFQNLDVDEFKIRVERLKRITGAATFNITETAASSPQVNEIPVWTIPGNHDIGYGNDLSELQTEKWTSSFGPLNWVTEASVAGHPVRILGINSLALDDVQFYPEMASKFQSCDSLSCSGILPLTREAVDVWTFLYEQAAQPEIPTIVFTHIPFYKPEHACVDNPFISRSESHRVLLQNHISYEATQQVFHLLPGIALILSGHDHMGCDYHYPNGVIEHTLPSVMGYFGGNIGFVELTLRDIPSTFRRNLQSKFHHYLSFLPFSAKDYVFSETKAFGPFLDMTFTRTFAGPSYIWWALHIFTCVLTVLRLLLISFI, encoded by the coding sequence ATGGCgtcttcaaattcaattcgccagttttttgtttgggTTAGCAAAAGTATAGGTATCTTTCAGTATATTTCCTTGGCATTGTTAGCGGCTTACTATGCTTACCCCATTTGGTTTGGGGTCTTTTCTGCTTTTGGATTTGGGTCGTCCGAATTGAATAGTTCATTCACGATTATGGGGGTTGCTGACCCACAAATTGAAGGTAATCATAAGATTGAGGCCaatggattttttaaaggTACCCTTGATGTTTTTGGGAACGATTTGTATTTGCGACACTTGGttcaaataaacaagtTTTGGGGGAAACCCGAAGCTATGGTCCTTTTGGGTGATCTTGTGAGTTTTCAGAACCTAGACGTCGATGAGTTTAAAATTCGTGTTGAAAGACTAAAACGGATTACAGGGGCGGCGACCTTCAATATTACAGAAACAGCCGCGTCGTCTCCTCAAGTCAATGAAATTCCGGTGTGGACGATTCCAGGAAATCATGACATTGGTTATGGTAATGATTTATCTGAATTACAGACCGAAAAATGGACTTCTTCCTTTGGGCCATTAAATTGGGTTACGGAAGCTTCTGTTGCTGGCCACCCCGTACGCATTCTCGGTATAAATAGTTTAGCTTTAGATGACGTTCAGTTTTACCCAGAGATGGCCTCGAAATTCCAGTCTTGCGATAGTCTTTCTTGTTCTGGGATCCTTCCTCTAACAAGGGAAGCCGTTGATGTATGGACGTTTCTTTATGAACAAGCCGCGCAGCCAGAGATCCCTACCATTGTTTTCACCCATATTCCATTTTACAAGCCTGAGCACGCTTGTGTTGATAACCCTTTTATCTCTCGTTCTGAAAGCCATCGAGTCCTGTTGCAAAATCACATTTCATACGAGGCAACCCAACAggtttttcatttattgcCTGGTATCGCCTTGATCCTTTCAGGCCACGATCATATGGGGTGCGACTATCATTACCCGAATGGAGTCATTGAGCACACTTTACCAAGTGTTATGGGATATTTTGGAGGAAATATCGGTTTCGTGGAATTGACCTTGAGAGATATCCCTTCCACATTCCGCAGAAACCTGCAATCCAAGTTCCATCATTACCTTTCATTTCTACCCTTTTCTGCCAAAGATTACGTGTTCAGTGAAACGAAAGCATTTGGGCCTTTTTTGGATATGACCTTTACTCGCACCTTTGCAGGCCCTTCCTACATTTGGTGGGCGCTTCATATCTTCACTTGCGTTCTTACTGTTTTACGtcttttattaatatcCTTCATCTAA
- the apt1 gene encoding adenine phosphoribosyltransferase (APRT) Apt1: MSNDRIEYLRSKLAQYPDFPKKGILFEDIMPIFADPKAFGILVDLLVELVQKQFKEIDVVVGLEARGFLFGPTLALRLNSSFVPVRKPNKLPGDLATISYKKEYAEDAFAMQKSSIKPGQRVLIVDDILATGGTAMAADELILQLNGNLLGHVFLMELGFLEGRNRLKAPTFTLFSGQTEAPEGSKTA, from the coding sequence ATGTCTAACGATCGTATTGAATACCTCCGTTCTAAATTGGCTCAATATCCCGATTTCCCCAAGAAgggaattctttttgaagatattATGCCAATTTTCGCTGACCCTAAGGCTTTTGGCATTCTCGTTGATTTATTGGTCGAACTCgttcaaaagcaatttaaagaaattgatgTCGTTGTCGGTTTGGAAGCCCGTGGCTTCCTTTTCGGCCCTACTTTGGCTTTGCGTTTGAATTCTAGTTTCGTCCCCGTTCGTAAACCCAATAAGCTCCCTGGTGATTTGGCTACTATCAGCTACAAAAAGGAGTATGCTGAAGATGCTTTCGCTATGCAAAAATCTTCCATCAAGCCCGGTCAACGTGTCTTGATCGTTGATGACATCTTAGCTACCGGTGGTACTGCTATGGCTGCCGATGAACTCATTTTGCAATTAAATGGTAACTTGTTGGGCCATGTTTTCTTGATGGAACTGGGCTTCTTGGAGGGTCGCAACCGTCTTAAGGCTCCTACATTCACTCTTTTCAGCGGTCAAACTGAGGCCCCTGAAGGCAGCAAAACTGCTTAA
- the mnl1 gene encoding alpha mannosidase Mnl1 codes for MFFWDFTTWLLVFLWLFQGILAYGINSTEVLELRNLTRELFYHGYSNYLNLAFPLDELAPLSCKGLGPDFKNSHNLGVNDVRGNYLLTLIDTIDTLVVLNDPKGFHEAVQKIIQHLTFETDTKVQVFEVTIRILGGLLSGHVFASDPQYGFQLPEYNNELLTLATELGERLLTSFRTPTKIPFARINLMKGVSSQETNESCSAGASSLILEFSMLSVLTGNPQFRKAAENAFFAIWTRKSSIGLLGNSIDVMSGKWIYPVSGIGAGIDSFYEYALKSYILLDDIRFLNVWEESLRNIRQFISSTEDYYYQNVYAGSGTTATYWIDSLGAYFSGLLVLAGELESAKKAHLYYFSIYSKYGQIPERFNFHTKTIELQGYPLRPEFAESTYYLYRATKDPFYLNVGKTILKNIEKNLRTSCGFASLDNLETGVLSDRMESFFLSETLKYLYLLFDEDNIFHSKFQDFIFTTEGHLLPINRQTHKAFNSNKRQHPGTCLLDPKDHFMEPSFFSKVASREDFDYIFEMVESDYRGVSEELIDPNGICARPRIADVVEILYGNVLLPPFKSTKRVMNNIYAPTLIGNRIRLIKYIDTDYYRIFKIGNQSVGENDTLYLTDPNYAMFMSKETLYAPTVSAHLVSFTGEETYSEFLHVHEGSFQQPSQLPLTILNTSLCNKMPFSFAPDVGYIAPTGNCSWLQQAKNAQKAGLLLLLDQDTKTNKTKLMQESPSSYFFGLIKPYVPPTVHLGINQSFILQWGNLTVQKIRKDAPCYFQNSLIENFYVCETCSDDQNIY; via the exons ATGTTCTTTTGGGATTTTACTACGTGGCTTTTAGTGTTTCTATGGTTGTTTCAAGGAATTCTTGCTTATGGAATTAACTCAACTGAAGTACTGGAGTTAAG AAACCTCACTCGAGAGTTGTTTTATCATGGCTACTCCAATTACTTAAACTTAGCATTTCCGCTTGACGAACTTGCTCCCTTGTCTTGCAAAGGGTTGGGACCGGACTTCAAGAATTCTCATAACCTTGGCGTCAATGATGTTCGTGGTAATTACCTCCTAACCCTGATAGATACTATAGATACCTTGGTCGTTTTAAATGATCCCAAAGGTTTCCATGAAGCtgttcaaaaaatcattcaacATTTGACGTTTGAAACTGACACTAAGGTTCAAGTTTTCGAAGTTACTATTAGGATCCTGGGGGGACTATTGTCTGGTCATGTTTTTGCTTCAGATCCACAGTACGGATTTCAACTCCCTGAGTATAACAACGAGTTGTTGACTTTAGCAACAGAACTTGGTGAGCGGCTTTTAACTTCCTTTCGGACACCCACGAAAATCCCCTTTGCGAGAataaatttgatgaaaggAGTGTCTTCACAAGAGACAAACGAGTCCTGTTCCGCAGGAGCATCCAGCCTTATACTTGAATTCTCCATGCTGAGCGTTCTTACTGGAAACCCACAATTTCGAAAGGCAGCTGAAAATGCCTTTTTTGCCATATGGACTCGGAAAAGCAGCATTGGTCTCTTAGGGAACAGCATCGATGTAATGAGCGGAAAATGGATTTATCCTGTTTCTGGAATAGGCGCTGGAATTGATAGCTTTTACGAGTACGCTCTTAAATCATACATTTTACTTGATGACATACGATTCCTAAATGTCTGGGAAGAATCCCTAAGAAATATTCGTCAGTTTATTTCTTCCACAGAAGATTATTATTATCAAAATGTTTACGCAGGCAGTGGGACTACTGCCACGTATTGGATTGACTCTTTGGGAGCTTATTTTTCGGGATTACTGGTTCTCGCTGGCGAGCTAGAATCTGCGAAGAAAGCACATCTTTactatttttcaatttattcaaaatatggACAAATACCTGAGAGATTTAACTTTCATACGAAAACCATAGAACTGCAGGGATATCCCTTGAGACCAGAGTTTGCTGAATCGACTTACTATCTATATCGTGCTACCAAAGATCCGTTTTATTTGAACGTGGGAAAGACAATTctaaaaaatatagaaaaaaatcttcGCACATCTTGTGGATTTGCTTCCTTGGATAACCTTGAAACAGGAGTACTTTCTGACCGAATGGAGAGTTTTTTCCTTAGTGAGACCTTAAAGTATCTTTATCTTCTCTTTGATGAAGATAATATATTTCATTCCAAATTCCAAGACTTCATTTTTACTACCGAAGGTCATTTATTACCCATAAATAGGCAAACGCATAAAGCCTTTAACTCTAATAAACGTCAGCATCCAGGGACATGTTTACTCGACCCCAAAGACCATTTTATGGaaccttctttcttttctaaagtGGCTTCCAGAGAAGATTTTGATTATATCTTTGAAATGGTAGAATCTGATTACCGAGGAGTTAGCGAGGAATTAATCGATCCTAATGGCATTTGTGCAAGACCAAGGATTGCAGACGTTGTAGAGATTCTGTATGGGAATGTTCTGTTGCCTCCTTTCAAGTCTACAAAACGCGTCATGAATAACATATATGCACCAACGTTGATTGGGAACAGAATTCGCTTGATAAAGTATATTGATACTGACTACTACCgcatttttaaaatcgGAAACCAAAGTGTGGGAGAAAACGATACATTGTATTTAACTGATCCCAACTATGCAATGTTTATGAGTAAAGAGACGCTGTACGCACCTACTGTTTCTGCGCATTTGGTTTCTTTCACAGGAGAAGAAACGTACTCTGAATTCCTTCATGTTCATGAAGGATCTTTCCAGCAACCGTCGCAATTACCGTTGACAATTTTAAATACCAGTTTGTGTAACAAAATGCCTTTCTCTTTCGCACCAGATGTGGGTTATATAGCTCCTACAGGTAACTGTAGCTGGCTAcaacaagcaaaaaatgCACAGAAAGCTGGATTGCTTTTATTGTTGGACCAGGATACCAAAACgaacaaaacgaaattgaTGCAAGAGTCGCCCtcttcttatttttttggtttaattAAGCCTTATGTGCCTCCAACAGTTCACCTTGGTATAAATCAAAGTTTTATTCTTCAATGGGGAAACTTGACTGTGCAAAAGATCCGAAAAGACGCGCCttgttattttcaaaactctttaattgaaaacttttatGTGTGTGAAACATGCTCTGATGatcaaaatatttattaa
- the tsc3 gene encoding SPOTS complex subunit, serine palmitoyltransferase activator Tsc3 translates to MGKPVIIKAKKDYDGVYEPERMNWLRLQYYRYQVTFGPYVFTSHETFVFNTIVLLLLFLIGWAVKSIIVKLAPPLWNFGLYIPGAVLHLIQKNA, encoded by the coding sequence ATGGGAAAACCAGTGATCATTAAGGCAAAGAAGGACTACGATGGCGTGTATGAGCCAGAACGTATGAACTGGCTTCGATTACAGTACTATCGCTACCAGGTTACTTTCGGTCCATATGTCTTTACCTCTCATGaaacatttgttttcaatacTATTGTCctccttttgctttttctaatCGGTTGGGCCGTAAAATCTATTATTGTCAAATTAGCTCCTCCTTTGTGGAACTTCGGGTTATATATACCGGGTGCTGTATTGCATCtcattcaaaagaatgctTAG